The genomic region AAAAAGCATTTAATATTCCTTTAAGTAAATTAGTAATGGAGTTAGAGATTGCTGGTCTTTCTGCACAGGCTACTTACAAAGTTTATGAAACAAATATGATTAAAGCTAACATTGGTTTTGGATTCGGTGTTTATAGATGGAAAAACGTCCGCGATGCTTATAATGATTCTATGTTTGTTGATACCTCCGGAACAGGGGGCAAAAAATTAGCGGAAGTTTTAAAGGTTCCTTCTAATACACAAGTGGATTGGAGCGGTGGATTCAACTTAGGCGCGTCCATTGAAGTGAAATTGTTTGAGCCTGTTTGGTTAAAATTATCAGGCGATTACAAAACAATAATTGGGGAACTCTGGCAAACACTTTCACTTGATATGGAAAATGTTAGTACACTACAGATGTTTCAAATTAAACTTGGAGTGCTTGCAAGATTTTAGAAGAACAAATCTAAGCTTTCAATTGTAACAGTTCTTCGACAATCTCGGCAGCATCTTTAACCAATTTTGGGCAAACAGTTTTAAAACGATTTGATTCTCTTGCTTGTGCTAATCCTTCTTCAGTTGATAAATCGAAACCAATCAACTCAAAGCAGTGGATAGAATTATTTAAAGCTTTAAATCTTTTTGCAAACTCCGCAACAAGTTCGTAAGTCTTAGCTTTCGCTTCGTTATCATCAACCTTTATCTTTCCGTGCTTTAATCCTATAACCATAAAAGCTCCGGTAACTGCGCCGCAAGTTTCTCCAATGTGTCCCATTCCTCCACCAAAGGCACAGGCAATTTTTAATGCAGATTCTTTATCAAGTCCAAGTTCTTCGCAGTAGGTTGAAATGACCGCCTGAGAGCATGAAAATCCGTTTTGAAAACATTCGATTGCAATTTCTGATTTGCCCATCTAATTCCCAGATTATTTGTGATGATTTATTCTTCCGAAATTTATTAAAATAGCCAAACGATTCAAAGCCAAACACCAGTAAACATTCTTCAATTTTCACTATATTTGGATCAAAAATTTTCTAAAAGCAGAGATAAAAATGTCCATCAAAGAAGTGAATGAAATACCAAAAGCATACAATCCATCAGAAGTTGAAGACAAGTGGTCCGCCTACTGGGAGAAGAAAAAATTATATCATTCCGAAATTGATAAGAGTAAAAAACCATATACAATCGTAATCCCTCCGCCAAATGTTACCGGCATTTTAACAATGGGACACATTCTGAACAACACAATCCAGGATGTATATATTCGTTACAAAAGAATGCTGGGCTTTAATTCCTGCTGGGTTCCGGGAACAGACCACGCATCGATAGCAACAGAAGGAAAGGTAACAAATTTTCTTAAAGAAAA from Ignavibacteriales bacterium harbors:
- a CDS encoding C-GCAxxG-C-C family protein — encoded protein: MGKSEIAIECFQNGFSCSQAVISTYCEELGLDKESALKIACAFGGGMGHIGETCGAVTGAFMVIGLKHGKIKVDDNEAKAKTYELVAEFAKRFKALNNSIHCFELIGFDLSTEEGLAQARESNRFKTVCPKLVKDAAEIVEELLQLKA